The sequence AGTAGATGAACTTACAGGTGCATAGGTTGATTTAGGTAATTCATGACCGTCTGCTTTACACCATGCATTGGATCATTGATTTGGTTCGAGAACTGGAAAAGGTTCTTCAGTAACTTAAGATGGCCACAAAAGAGCTGTAGAATTTGAATTATACATTGGATCTGTCTAATACCTGATTAGATGGACCGGTTTGGTATGGCTTTGCAGAGGTTGGTATTGTTGAATATGGCATTTGGGGCCTAGGAGTAGCAGTAGCCTGAGTAGTAGAGCCACCATGAGCAACAGAACCACCCTGACATGAGAAGTTTAAAGATGAAGGTGAAGTAGTAGAGGTTAGCATCTAACATGAGAAGTTTGAAGATGTGGGACAAAGCTTAAAATAGCGGTGAATGATAGGCTAATACCCGTAACTTGGTGTTGTACATGTGGACATACATACACTCGGNGGTACGAATGATATATGACAAGTTAATTGGGGTCATAGTAGATGAACTTACAGGTGCATAGGTTGATTTAGGTAATTCATGACCGTCTGCTTTACACCATGCATTGGATCATTGATTTGGTTCGAGAACTGGAAAAGGTTCTTCAGTAACTTAAGATGGCCACAAAAGAGCTGTAGAATTTGAATTATACATTGGATCTGTCTAATACCTGATTAGATGGACCGGTTTGGTATGGCTTTGCAGAGGTTGGTATTGTTGAATATGGCATTTGGGGCCTAGGAGTAGCAGTAGCCTGAGTAGTAGAGCCACCATGAGCAACAGAACCACCCTGACATGAGAAGTTTAAAGATGAAGGTGAAGTAGTAGAGGTTAGCATCTAACATGAGAAGTTTGAAGATGTGGGACAAAGCTTAAAATAGCGGTGAATGATAGGCTAATACCCGTAACTTGGTGTTGTACATGTGGACATACATACACTCGGTAAAGTGGTGTACAATTTCATTAAAGTCAGTGACAGGCCTGAAAGCATATTATTAGACTCAAGTAAATATCTTTACGCAGCAAATTCATTTACTTTGGACAAAGCAAAATAGAAATGTAACATTTTGAGCCACTGAGATGATCAAACAGATATTTCAAATCTAGAAAGCCTAATAGGAAATGATTCGCTGACCAAGTATATCATAAACTGATTGAGAAAGTAtgtcaagaaaacaaacctgATTGAGAAAACATTCACAGATCGCTTCCCTTGAAAACTTTTCACGTGTCCATGTAAGCGAACATACATTCCCAGCCTGTAACAGATGTggaaatttcaattttgtattATAGTTATACTATACCAAATTAAATAGTTTACAAATGGACAGCAGAAACATACTTGACTGCTTCCATTTCTTCAGTTTCTTGACGTTCCTGACACCTGCAGATACAGTTGTCCACAATAAATTAGCAAGAGCAATAACGGAGCTCTTATGATAGCATTATCATATTGAGGTTCTATTAGCATTAGTATATAAGAACTTGCCATCTGACACAATCAACCCAGCCTGtaccat comes from Camelina sativa cultivar DH55 chromosome 19, Cs, whole genome shotgun sequence and encodes:
- the LOC104763916 gene encoding replication protein A 32 kDa subunit B-like; protein product: MYGGEFDGNAAFAGGGFMPSQATTQANDSSASLKNRDVRTLLPLTLKQLSGASTNGESNFSVDGVDINTVAIVGRISRMENRITQVDFVVDDGTGWVDCVRWCQERQETEEMEAVKLGMYVRLHGHVKSFQGKRSVNVFSIRPVTDFNEIVHHFTECMYVHMYNTKLRGGSVAHGGSTTQATATPRPQMPYSTIPTSAKPYQTGPSNQFSNQINDPMHGVKQTVMNYLNQPMHLVSEAGVHCDIIARDLRIPPLQVRQAIEQLSSDGCVYSTVDDTCFKSTLNA